From Drosophila yakuba strain Tai18E2 chromosome 2L, Prin_Dyak_Tai18E2_2.1, whole genome shotgun sequence, one genomic window encodes:
- the LOC6528343 gene encoding pneumococcal serine-rich repeat protein isoform X21: MDLSLERDSSALGSLFQQIINDMKNTSPLWEDFVAKAGKLHTCLRAAIQAIAAYLDAFQKIADAATNSRGASKEIGTALTRVCLRHKAVETRLKTFTSAIMDCLVQPLQERIEDWKRTVATIDKDHAKEYKRCRTELKKRSSDTLRLQKKARKGQTDGLQSLMDSHMQDVTLRRAELEEVEKKSLRSAMVEERLRYCSFVHMLQPVVHEECEVMSELGHLQEAMQSIALVTKEPSVLPQASEELIHDAKASINLYPESPGGGSGSQGGGCSNSLGSRKSSVCSISSMNSSGSSNSPGHHHYPRSLSQFVTPAIRLKPGESSDSGFCSSPALTTQTSNATNQTANVSTWPPHSQDGVDTLPPTADRPHTISTAYEKGHQRPPLTVYTFQNPETIHESGSCLNNGTAAPNGQPLSGQATPATQKSPAASLSRPPLPVKPAHVRCSSLERPLSAQSNHRQGSGSNLLQRQCPSPIPAHITKELSAAHHAQQQQQQQQNQQPQTPPTYVNMSELATMAALKQTNQQQKTSTPPLQQQSSIDSTCSQHSNDSTGSHQLLQQQQQHPSQQNHHSATATRSHSISSTASSLHSHPSIDSTVACGSLVGQHNHSTSTNTNTNTTSPSSGSSTPQNHYSPLLTNSPTSTAAGTPSGSSLGPGSGLGFVYQVSSPTPPSSEVLKITEQGAAGQDQGTGSANSVADEMDERSRASVLQKASMFEKAAAAAAVAVSPPASIQVASSAPASGGGTRRSEAEQQEMDKSFEDSIQALNNLIGELDSFQREIDEGKVKPPSSTNNTSSSNNNMTTSSNSSSDNNNPPATSNIEPCAISNQTNSSGCGTDISDTTSDELAGDDMDVRQRDRDRDLLGASDSELSRCYVSETSSLTGGLTAGGYENPTFAHFAANANRDDAVSLASDSVCLGQPRHAYVDTCSDSGSAVVVIYDHQIPNTPDIEFVKQNSEIVVLRTKDPQPHALQLHEMRELQQLPTNLAASPDSSPDSAAGQAPPTATVAPAKQRLSSFRATSEQQLQLLGRGSPQRGGAASGGSTRIGRRASINQAKPPPPVRRSSSVTPSPNASVGTFRTSSPAAGGGGGGSIYAQPKLVNSMSSFRTSSPSPNGHAHPLPPTQPKANPNLIAQLNARLSGKQQQQQQQQQQQQVEGIYGNQQAPGGESIYMRSGLPMSQPQQQQHYDAAAQSPNMRQAHSHQHHQQPQQHYTCPPPLEDPPPPPIYAASASATMPKKVARPPTSQNTSHSSAYAAASSTATLPRNMMQHQQRLQQQQQQYQQPASIGIGIGNGNGHLGQRPQLPLPQQKLRAAQQQHLAEQQQQQQQQQHQLQHQQHQQRQPPIPSRHSSVQQKIFVSTNPFIQTTAVKFHSPSASPTCGSPVTGSGSGSLASIYATTSRGGHHHQQQQHQQQQAQQQHYYRDAAGGNSNSNGGAAYYNHNAHAHSPAHHPNYATSTNIEKTGSIRAKTKAEFLENLNAKLAKQGMSGRAFAVRNLINSKALMYQNPQKLSRPSAQYRRPPTYPNTSTSTNATCEDQC; this comes from the exons AATACTTCGCCCCTGTGGGAGGACTTTGTGGCTAAGGCCGGAAAACTACACACTTGCTTAAG GGCCGCCATCCAGGCAATCGCCGCCTATTTGGACGCCTTCCAAAAGATAGCCGATGCGGCGACCAACTCAAGAG GCGCCTCAAAGGAGATCGGCACCGCCCTGACCCGCGTTTGCCTCCGACACAAGGCGGTGGAGACACGTCTGAAAACCTTCACCAGCGCCATAATGGATTGCCTGGTGCAGCCGCTGCAGGAGAGGATCGAGGACTGGAAGCGCACGGTGGCCACCATCGACAAAGACCATGCCAAAGAGTACAAGCGCTGTCGCACTGAACTGAAGAAGCGCTCCAGCGACACGCTGCGCCTGCAGAAGAAGGCGCGCAAGGGTCAGACGGACGGATTGCAGTCCCTGATGGACTCGCACATGCAGGATGTCACCCTGCGCCGCGCAGAACTCGAGGAAGTCGAGAAGAAATCCTTGAGGTCGGCCATGGTGGAGGAGCGTCTTCGCTACTGCAGCTTTGTCCACATGCTTCAGCCAGTGGTGCACGAGGAGTGCGAGGTCATGTCAGAGTTGGGTCACCTACAG GAAGCCATGCAGTCAATTGCGCTAGTGACCAAGGAACCCAGTGTCCTGCCCCAGGCCTCCGAGGAGCTAATTCACGACGCTAAGGCCAGCATTAATCTGTACCCGGAGTCTCCAGGTGGCGGTTCCGGCTCGCAGGGCGGCGGCTGCTCCAACTCGCTGGGTTCCCGAAAGAGCTCCGTCTGTTCCATCAGCAGCATGAACAGCAGCGGCTCGAGCAACTCTCCCGGTCACCATCACTATCCGCGCTCCTTGTCGCAG tttgtaaCGCCCGCAATTCGCTTGAAACCTGGTGAATCCAGTGATAGTGGCTTTTGCTCATCGCCAGCTCTAACAACACag ACCTCGAATGCAACGAATCAAACGGCAAATGTCTCAACCTGGCCCCCACATTCCCAGGATGGCGTCGACACACTGCCACCGACCGCGGACCGTCCGCACACCATTTCGACGGCATACGAGAAGGGTCACCAGCGTCCTCCACTGACCGTCTACACGTTCCAAAACCCGGAGACTATTCACGAGTCGGGCAGCTGCTTGAACAACGGAACCGCAGCCCCGAATGGACAGCCCTTGTCTGGACAAGCCACTCCGGCCACCCAGAAATCCCCGGCTGCCTCACTTAGTCGGCCCCCCTTGCCAGTT AAGCCAGCCCATGTG CGCTGCTCGTCGCTGGAGCGACCCCTTTCGGCCCAGAGTAACCACCGCCAGGGAAGTGGGAGCAACCTGCTGCAGCGCCAGTGCCCCTCACCGATTCCGGCTCATATCACGAAAG AGCTGTCCGCAGCGCATCatgcacagcagcagcagcagcaacagcagaatCAGCAGCCTCAGACGCCACCCACCTATGTGAACATGTCTGAGCTGGCCACCATGGCAGCTTTGAAGCAAACCAACCAGCAGCAAAAGACCTCTACGCCGCctctgcagcagcagagctCCATTGACTCGACCTGCTCCCAGCATTCCAACGACTCCACCGGCTCGcatcagctcctccagcagcagcagcaacatccatCGCAGCAGAATCACCACTCAGCCACTGCCACACGCTCCCATTCCATATCCTCGACGGCCTCGTCACTGCACTCGCATCCGTCGATCGACTCCACCGTCGCTTGCGGCTCGCTGGTGGGCCAACACAACCAcagcaccagcaccaacacGAACACCAACACCACCTCGCCGTCCAGTGGCAGCTCCACGCCACAGAACCATTACTCGCCCCTGCTAACCAACTCCCCCACGTCCACTGCCGCAGGTACTCCCAGTGGCAGCAGCTTGGGTCCTGGGTCCGGTTTGGGATTTGTCTACCAGGTCAGCTCCCCGACACCTCCCTCCAGCGAGGTGCTAAAGATCACCGAGCAAGGCGCAGCAGGACAGGATCAGGGTACAGGATCAGCCAACAGCGTAGCAGATGAGATGGATGAGCGATCAAGGGCCTCTGTCCTGCAGAAGGCTTCAATGTTCGAAAAGGCGGCAGCTGCGGCTGCGGTTGCGGTCTCGCCTCCAGCGTCCATTCAGGTTGCATCCAGTGCCCCAGCTTCGGGAGGCGGAACTCGACGATCCGaggcggagcagcaggaaaTGG ACAAATCTTTCGAAGATTCAATACAAGcactaaataatttaattggcGAACTAGACTCCTTTCAACGCGAGATAGATGAGGGCAAGGTCAAGCCGCCATCGAGCACCAACAacacaagcagcagcaacaacaatatgaccaccagcagcaacagcagcagcgacaacaacaacccGCCCGCCACTAGCAACATCGAGCCCTGCGCCATCAGCAATCAGACGAACTCGAGCGGCTGTGGAACAGACATATCGGACACCACGTCCGACGAACTGGCCGGCGACGATATGGACGTCAGGCAGCGGGATCGAGATCGGGATCTGCTCGGCGCCAGCGATTCGGAGCTGAGTCGCTGCTATGTGAGCGAGACGAGTTCGCTGACCGGTGGTCTAACGGCCGGCGGCTACGAGAATCCCACTTTCGCGCACTTTGCGGCCAATGCGAATAGAGATGACGCTGTTTCCCTGGCCTCCGACAGCGTTTGTCTCGGCCAGCCGCGCCATGCCTACGTGGATACTTGCAGCGACAGCGGCAGTGCCGTGGTGGTGATCTACGACCACCAGATTCCCAACACGCCCGACATTGAGTTCGTGAAGCAGAACTCCGAGATTGTGGTGCTGCGGACCAAGGATCCGCAGCCCCACGCGCTCCAGCTGCACGAGATGCGcgagctgcagcagttgcCCACGAATTTAGCCGCTTCACCGGACTCCTCGCCGGACTCGGCCGCTGGCCAGGCGCCACCAACAGCAACTGTGGCGCCCGCCAAGCAGCGACTCTCCTCGTTTCGCGCCACCAGTgagcagcagttgcaactcCTCGGACGCGGCAGTCCGCAAAGAG GAGGAGCAGCCAGCGGTGGCTCCACGCGCATCGGCCGTCGCGCGTCCATCAATCAGGCCAAGCCACCGCCGCCAGTTAGACGCAGTTCGTCGGTGACCCCCAGTCCCAATGCCTCGGTCGGG ACATTCCGCACCTCATCACCAGCCGCGGGCGGAGGGGGTGGCGGCAGCATATACGCCCAGCCCAAACTGGTCAACAGCATGTCAAGCTTCCGCACCAGCAGCCCCAGTCCCAATGGACATGCTCACCCACTGCCACCGACACAGCCAAAGGCGAATCCGAACCTAATTGCACAGCTCAATGCACGACTCAGcggcaaacagcaacagcagcagcagcaacaacagcagcaacaggtcGAGGGGATCTACGGCAACCAGCAGGCGCCCGGGGGAGAGTCCATCTACATGCGGAGTGGCTTGCCCATGTcgcagccgcaacagcagcaacactaTGACG CAGCTGCGCAATCGCCGAACATGAGACAGGCTCATTCccatcagcaccaccaacagccgcagcagcacTACACTTGTCCGCCTCCTCTGGAGGATCCCCCACCGCCGCCCATTTACGCCGCCAGTGCATCGGCCACGATGCCCAAGAAGGTTGCCCGTCCGCCCACTAGCCAGAACACGTCTCACTCGAGCGCCTATGCAGCAGCCTCGTCCACGGCCACGCTGCCCAGGAATATGATGCAGCACCAGCAAAggttgcagcagcagcagcaacagtatCAACAGCCAGCAAGTATAGGCATAGGCATTGGCAACGGCAATGGACACCTAGGTCAGCGTCCGCAGTTGCCGCTTCCCCAGCAGAAGCTTAGAGctgcacagcagcagcatttggcggagcagcagcagcagcagcaacaacagcaacatcagctgcagcatcagcaacaccagcaacgCCAGCCACCCATTCCTTCACGCCACTCGAGTGTGCAGCAAAAGATATTCGTCTCTACAAATCCATTCATACAGACAACGGCCGTCAAGTTTCACTCGCCCTCGGCCTCGCCCACGTGCGGCTCGCCCGTTactgggtctgggtctgggtccTTGGCCAGCATTTATGCCACAACCTCGCGTGGCGGCcaccatcaccagcagcagcagcatcagcagcagcaggctcagcagcagcactacTATCGCGATGCTGCTGGGGggaacagcaacagcaacggcggCGCTGCCTACTATAACCACAatgcccatgcccattccCCGGCACATCATCCAA ACTATGCGACAAGCACAAATATCGAAAAGACTGGCAGTATTCGGGCCAAGACCAAGGCCGAATTCCTCGAGAATCTCAACGCGAAACTGGCAAAGCAGGGAATGTCTGGACGAGCATTTGCCGTGCGAAATCTCATCAACAGTAAGGCCCTG ATGTATCAAAATCCACAAAAACTATCGCGACCCAGTGCGCAATACCGTAGACCACCCACCTATCCCAACACCAGCACATCCACCAATGCCACTTGCGAAGACCAGTGCTAA
- the LOC6528343 gene encoding mucin-4 isoform X9 has translation MDLSLERDSSALGSLFQQIINDMKNTSPLWEDFVAKAGKLHTCLRAAIQAIAAYLDAFQKIADAATNSRGASKEIGTALTRVCLRHKAVETRLKTFTSAIMDCLVQPLQERIEDWKRTVATIDKDHAKEYKRCRTELKKRSSDTLRLQKKARKGQTDGLQSLMDSHMQDVTLRRAELEEVEKKSLRSAMVEERLRYCSFVHMLQPVVHEECEVMSELGHLQEAMQSIALVTKEPSVLPQASEELIHDAKASINLYPESPGGGSGSQGGGCSNSLGSRKSSVCSISSMNSSGSSNSPGHHHYPRSLSQFVTPAIRLKPGESSDSGFCSSPALTTQTSNATNQTANVSTWPPHSQDGVDTLPPTADRPHTISTAYEKGHQRPPLTVYTFQNPETIHESGSCLNNGTAAPNGQPLSGQATPATQKSPAASLSRPPLPVKPAHVRCSSLERPLSAQSNHRQGSGSNLLQRQCPSPIPAHITKELSAAHHAQQQQQQQQNQQPQTPPTYVNMSELATMAALKQTNQQQKTSTPPLQQQSSIDSTCSQHSNDSTGSHQLLQQQQQHPSQQNHHSATATRSHSISSTASSLHSHPSIDSTVACGSLVGQHNHSTSTNTNTNTTSPSSGSSTPQNHYSPLLTNSPTSTAAGTPSGSSLGPGSGLGFVYQVSSPTPPSSEVLKITEQGAAGQDQGTGSANSVADEMDERSRASVLQKASMFEKAAAAAAVAVSPPASIQVASSAPASGGGTRRSEAEQQEMDKSFEDSIQALNNLIGELDSFQREIDEGKVKPPSSTNNTSSSNNNMTTSSNSSSDNNNPPATSNIEPCAISNQTNSSGCGTDISDTTSDELAGDDMDVRQRDRDRDLLGASDSELSRCYVSETSSLTGGLTAGGYENPTFAHFAANANRDDAVSLASDSVCLGQPRHAYVDTCSDSGSAVVVIYDHQIPNTPDIEFVKQNSEIVVLRTKDPQPHALQLHEMRELQQLPTNLAASPDSSPDSAAGQAPPTATVAPAKQRLSSFRATSEQQLQLLGRGSPQRGKTPSEQAVQSRPQDQHYPQTHQQDIDGSSPPVELARRQLPPKPTSLSVFNGPLPTAGDRPVVPRKSDFKADLDAKIRRQKQKVKQQLQTQQQQQETQQQHQQQAPQEQQHSPQSPQNRNCNVTNQQAANITAFASATATASTDPYPHQNHRMPNQNQTATSNHKQCKTSTMALSPSSPRGHLPLSPSSLSSLPLPATNSSPSNARSSMLSASERPPPPPDHPYVCSNAPANPHHANSITNANVNANAQLKPCITPRPASLSGGAASGGSTRIGRRASINQAKPPPPVRRSSSVTPSPNASVGLQQQPQHATLSQQNHQLSSSSEHLPPPPPFMLDAMAQIPSSALKVSETVRALAAMRHQPASPVSLRRMQQQQQQQQQQQQQQLQQQHQQHVQLQQPLLQSAHNSPSNDDLTVFHDYLDLHAYAQALATGQQPGGQQMANPQRFFHQQQHQHQPPPPPVYQVDAQTFRTSSPAAGGGGGGSIYAQPKLVNSMSSFRTSSPSPNGHAHPLPPTQPKANPNLIAQLNARLSGKQQQQQQQQQQQQVEGIYGNQQAPGGESIYMRSGLPMSQPQQQQHYDAAAQSPNMRQAHSHQHHQQPQQHYTCPPPLEDPPPPPIYAASASATMPKKVARPPTSQNTSHSSAYAAASSTATLPRNMMQHQQRLQQQQQQYQQPASIGIGIGNGNGHLGQRPQLPLPQQKLRAAQQQHLAEQQQQQQQQQHQLQHQQHQQRQPPIPSRHSSVQQKIFVSTNPFIQTTAVKFHSPSASPTCGSPVTGSGSGSLASIYATTSRGGHHHQQQQHQQQQAQQQHYYRDAAGGNSNSNGGAAYYNHNAHAHSPAHHPTGPSHLSRIADGSNKARSHLKA, from the exons AATACTTCGCCCCTGTGGGAGGACTTTGTGGCTAAGGCCGGAAAACTACACACTTGCTTAAG GGCCGCCATCCAGGCAATCGCCGCCTATTTGGACGCCTTCCAAAAGATAGCCGATGCGGCGACCAACTCAAGAG GCGCCTCAAAGGAGATCGGCACCGCCCTGACCCGCGTTTGCCTCCGACACAAGGCGGTGGAGACACGTCTGAAAACCTTCACCAGCGCCATAATGGATTGCCTGGTGCAGCCGCTGCAGGAGAGGATCGAGGACTGGAAGCGCACGGTGGCCACCATCGACAAAGACCATGCCAAAGAGTACAAGCGCTGTCGCACTGAACTGAAGAAGCGCTCCAGCGACACGCTGCGCCTGCAGAAGAAGGCGCGCAAGGGTCAGACGGACGGATTGCAGTCCCTGATGGACTCGCACATGCAGGATGTCACCCTGCGCCGCGCAGAACTCGAGGAAGTCGAGAAGAAATCCTTGAGGTCGGCCATGGTGGAGGAGCGTCTTCGCTACTGCAGCTTTGTCCACATGCTTCAGCCAGTGGTGCACGAGGAGTGCGAGGTCATGTCAGAGTTGGGTCACCTACAG GAAGCCATGCAGTCAATTGCGCTAGTGACCAAGGAACCCAGTGTCCTGCCCCAGGCCTCCGAGGAGCTAATTCACGACGCTAAGGCCAGCATTAATCTGTACCCGGAGTCTCCAGGTGGCGGTTCCGGCTCGCAGGGCGGCGGCTGCTCCAACTCGCTGGGTTCCCGAAAGAGCTCCGTCTGTTCCATCAGCAGCATGAACAGCAGCGGCTCGAGCAACTCTCCCGGTCACCATCACTATCCGCGCTCCTTGTCGCAG tttgtaaCGCCCGCAATTCGCTTGAAACCTGGTGAATCCAGTGATAGTGGCTTTTGCTCATCGCCAGCTCTAACAACACag ACCTCGAATGCAACGAATCAAACGGCAAATGTCTCAACCTGGCCCCCACATTCCCAGGATGGCGTCGACACACTGCCACCGACCGCGGACCGTCCGCACACCATTTCGACGGCATACGAGAAGGGTCACCAGCGTCCTCCACTGACCGTCTACACGTTCCAAAACCCGGAGACTATTCACGAGTCGGGCAGCTGCTTGAACAACGGAACCGCAGCCCCGAATGGACAGCCCTTGTCTGGACAAGCCACTCCGGCCACCCAGAAATCCCCGGCTGCCTCACTTAGTCGGCCCCCCTTGCCAGTT AAGCCAGCCCATGTG CGCTGCTCGTCGCTGGAGCGACCCCTTTCGGCCCAGAGTAACCACCGCCAGGGAAGTGGGAGCAACCTGCTGCAGCGCCAGTGCCCCTCACCGATTCCGGCTCATATCACGAAAG AGCTGTCCGCAGCGCATCatgcacagcagcagcagcagcaacagcagaatCAGCAGCCTCAGACGCCACCCACCTATGTGAACATGTCTGAGCTGGCCACCATGGCAGCTTTGAAGCAAACCAACCAGCAGCAAAAGACCTCTACGCCGCctctgcagcagcagagctCCATTGACTCGACCTGCTCCCAGCATTCCAACGACTCCACCGGCTCGcatcagctcctccagcagcagcagcaacatccatCGCAGCAGAATCACCACTCAGCCACTGCCACACGCTCCCATTCCATATCCTCGACGGCCTCGTCACTGCACTCGCATCCGTCGATCGACTCCACCGTCGCTTGCGGCTCGCTGGTGGGCCAACACAACCAcagcaccagcaccaacacGAACACCAACACCACCTCGCCGTCCAGTGGCAGCTCCACGCCACAGAACCATTACTCGCCCCTGCTAACCAACTCCCCCACGTCCACTGCCGCAGGTACTCCCAGTGGCAGCAGCTTGGGTCCTGGGTCCGGTTTGGGATTTGTCTACCAGGTCAGCTCCCCGACACCTCCCTCCAGCGAGGTGCTAAAGATCACCGAGCAAGGCGCAGCAGGACAGGATCAGGGTACAGGATCAGCCAACAGCGTAGCAGATGAGATGGATGAGCGATCAAGGGCCTCTGTCCTGCAGAAGGCTTCAATGTTCGAAAAGGCGGCAGCTGCGGCTGCGGTTGCGGTCTCGCCTCCAGCGTCCATTCAGGTTGCATCCAGTGCCCCAGCTTCGGGAGGCGGAACTCGACGATCCGaggcggagcagcaggaaaTGG ACAAATCTTTCGAAGATTCAATACAAGcactaaataatttaattggcGAACTAGACTCCTTTCAACGCGAGATAGATGAGGGCAAGGTCAAGCCGCCATCGAGCACCAACAacacaagcagcagcaacaacaatatgaccaccagcagcaacagcagcagcgacaacaacaacccGCCCGCCACTAGCAACATCGAGCCCTGCGCCATCAGCAATCAGACGAACTCGAGCGGCTGTGGAACAGACATATCGGACACCACGTCCGACGAACTGGCCGGCGACGATATGGACGTCAGGCAGCGGGATCGAGATCGGGATCTGCTCGGCGCCAGCGATTCGGAGCTGAGTCGCTGCTATGTGAGCGAGACGAGTTCGCTGACCGGTGGTCTAACGGCCGGCGGCTACGAGAATCCCACTTTCGCGCACTTTGCGGCCAATGCGAATAGAGATGACGCTGTTTCCCTGGCCTCCGACAGCGTTTGTCTCGGCCAGCCGCGCCATGCCTACGTGGATACTTGCAGCGACAGCGGCAGTGCCGTGGTGGTGATCTACGACCACCAGATTCCCAACACGCCCGACATTGAGTTCGTGAAGCAGAACTCCGAGATTGTGGTGCTGCGGACCAAGGATCCGCAGCCCCACGCGCTCCAGCTGCACGAGATGCGcgagctgcagcagttgcCCACGAATTTAGCCGCTTCACCGGACTCCTCGCCGGACTCGGCCGCTGGCCAGGCGCCACCAACAGCAACTGTGGCGCCCGCCAAGCAGCGACTCTCCTCGTTTCGCGCCACCAGTgagcagcagttgcaactcCTCGGACGCGGCAGTCCGCAAAGAGGTAAAACACCCAGTGAGCAGGCGGTACAGAGCAGACCACAGGACCAGCATTATCCACAGACACATCAGCAGGATATTGATGGCAGTAGTCCACCAGTAGAACTTGCAAGGCGCCAGCTGCCCCCCAAGCCCACAAGCTTGAGCGTTTTTAACGGCCCCCTCCCCACTGCGGGCGATAGGCCTGTTGTGCCCCGAAAGTCGGATTTTAAGGCCGATCTAGATGCAAAAATACGCAGGCAAAAGCAGAAAGTTAAACAGCAGTTGCAgacgcaacagcagcagcaagaaacgcagcagcagcatcagcagcaagcACCACAAGAACAGCAACACTCACCACAGTCGCCCCAAAACAGAAACTGTAATGTCACTAATCAACAAGCCGCCAATATTACTGCATTTGCATCTGCAACCGCAACAGCATCCACAGACCCGTACCCGCATCAAAATCATAGAATGCCAAACCAAAATCAGACAGCCACATCCAATCACAAGCAGTGCAAGACGTCCACAATGGCATTGTCACCGTCATCACCTCGCGGCCATCTGCCATTATCACCGTCATCGCTATCGTCATTACCATTACCAGCCACCAATTCATCACCATCCAATGCTCGGTCATCGATGTTGTCCGCCAGTGaacgaccaccaccaccacccgaTCATCCATATGTGTGCTCCAATGCCCCAGCCAATCCCCACCATGCCAATAGCATTACCAATGCCAATGTCAATGCCAATGCCCAGCTCAAGCCGTGCATTACGCCCCGGCCGGCTTCGTTGTCGG GAGGAGCAGCCAGCGGTGGCTCCACGCGCATCGGCCGTCGCGCGTCCATCAATCAGGCCAAGCCACCGCCGCCAGTTAGACGCAGTTCGTCGGTGACCCCCAGTCCCAATGCCTCGGTCGGG ctgcagcagcaaccacagcaCGCGACTCTGTCGCAGCAGAATCACCAACTAAGCAGCTCCAGCGAGCACTtaccgccgccaccgccattCATGCTGGACGCCATGGCCCAGATTCCCAGCTCAGCTCTGAAAGTATCGGAGACGGTAAGAGCCCTGGCAGCCATGCGGCACCAGCCAGCATCACCCGTGTCCCTCAGGCgcatgcagcagcaacagcagcagcaacagcagcagcaacagcagcagcttcagcagcaacatcaacaacatgtgcagctgcagcaaccCCTATTGCAG TCTGCGCACAACTCCCCCTCGAATGATGACCTGACCGTATTCCACGACTATTTGGATCTGCACGCATATGCCCAGGCCTTGGCCACGGGCCAACAGCCAGGCGGTCAGCAGATGGCCAACCCGCAACGCTTTTttcaccagcagcaacatcagcatcagccaccgccgccgcctgtCTATCAAGTGGATGCC CAGACATTCCGCACCTCATCACCAGCCGCGGGCGGAGGGGGTGGCGGCAGCATATACGCCCAGCCCAAACTGGTCAACAGCATGTCAAGCTTCCGCACCAGCAGCCCCAGTCCCAATGGACATGCTCACCCACTGCCACCGACACAGCCAAAGGCGAATCCGAACCTAATTGCACAGCTCAATGCACGACTCAGcggcaaacagcaacagcagcagcagcaacaacagcagcaacaggtcGAGGGGATCTACGGCAACCAGCAGGCGCCCGGGGGAGAGTCCATCTACATGCGGAGTGGCTTGCCCATGTcgcagccgcaacagcagcaacactaTGACG CAGCTGCGCAATCGCCGAACATGAGACAGGCTCATTCccatcagcaccaccaacagccgcagcagcacTACACTTGTCCGCCTCCTCTGGAGGATCCCCCACCGCCGCCCATTTACGCCGCCAGTGCATCGGCCACGATGCCCAAGAAGGTTGCCCGTCCGCCCACTAGCCAGAACACGTCTCACTCGAGCGCCTATGCAGCAGCCTCGTCCACGGCCACGCTGCCCAGGAATATGATGCAGCACCAGCAAAggttgcagcagcagcagcaacagtatCAACAGCCAGCAAGTATAGGCATAGGCATTGGCAACGGCAATGGACACCTAGGTCAGCGTCCGCAGTTGCCGCTTCCCCAGCAGAAGCTTAGAGctgcacagcagcagcatttggcggagcagcagcagcagcagcaacaacagcaacatcagctgcagcatcagcaacaccagcaacgCCAGCCACCCATTCCTTCACGCCACTCGAGTGTGCAGCAAAAGATATTCGTCTCTACAAATCCATTCATACAGACAACGGCCGTCAAGTTTCACTCGCCCTCGGCCTCGCCCACGTGCGGCTCGCCCGTTactgggtctgggtctgggtccTTGGCCAGCATTTATGCCACAACCTCGCGTGGCGGCcaccatcaccagcagcagcagcatcagcagcagcaggctcagcagcagcactacTATCGCGATGCTGCTGGGGggaacagcaacagcaacggcggCGCTGCCTACTATAACCACAatgcccatgcccattccCCGGCACATCATCCAA CCGGACCCTCGCATCTGTCACGAATCGCTGATGGATCAAATAAAGCGCGGAGCCACCTTAAAGCGTAA